The following are encoded together in the Ralstonia insidiosa genome:
- a CDS encoding GspH/FimT family pseudopilin, whose amino-acid sequence MAAAVRKYITAHQFRSSRSRWPLSQTERRVDGVGVRADIVSLHSQIHTDMSHPNERSGVRGRAGCIRSSRMGGISLIELLVTLAIVAVLAIIATPSYVGLTQQVRLQAEANSLVNDLQFARSEAIKRGLPVSLCPSSNGTSCNTVNPTYWEKGWIVFNDVNGSGTTDSASDVPLRVRAPLTNNDTFRATASSPAASAVTYSRDGFAMNLASGTVTMALRTSPPNNNATRCVEINLVGRQAVLTPGTRACS is encoded by the coding sequence ATGGCGGCCGCGGTACGCAAATACATTACCGCGCATCAATTTCGATCGTCACGCAGCCGCTGGCCTCTGAGTCAGACAGAGCGGCGTGTCGATGGTGTCGGCGTTCGTGCCGACATCGTGTCGCTTCACAGCCAAATTCATACAGATATGTCGCATCCGAATGAGCGAAGCGGCGTGCGGGGGCGCGCCGGTTGCATTCGTTCGAGCCGCATGGGCGGTATTTCGCTGATTGAACTGCTGGTGACGCTGGCCATCGTGGCGGTGCTGGCAATCATTGCGACGCCGTCGTATGTCGGGCTCACGCAACAGGTCCGCTTGCAGGCTGAAGCTAACTCGTTGGTCAACGATCTGCAGTTTGCGCGTAGCGAGGCAATCAAGCGGGGGCTGCCGGTCAGTTTGTGCCCGTCGTCCAACGGTACTTCGTGCAATACGGTTAACCCCACGTACTGGGAAAAAGGTTGGATCGTGTTCAACGATGTCAACGGCTCCGGCACGACCGATTCCGCCAGCGATGTGCCGTTGCGTGTGCGTGCACCGCTTACGAACAACGACACATTCAGGGCTACTGCATCAAGTCCAGCGGCTTCCGCTGTGACATATAGCCGAGACGGTTTCGCGATGAATTTGGCTAGTGGGACAGTCACGATGGCCCTTCGTACCTCGCCTCCAAACAACAACGCGACGCGTTGTGTGGAGATCAATTTGGTTGGGCGGCAGGCGGTTTTAACACCGGGGACACGCGCATGCAGTTGA
- a CDS encoding GspH/FimT family pseudopilin, translating into MLAMTRRAWPIRQAGVTLLELAIVIAIIGVLATAAVPSIVDRWQRETVILLAERFASAASVAQETAQYRHVPTQLRPTKNPASGQGESWMLTMAPSPPASGASSATEDVPVLAITLPTMPTVKITPSNMPNDTLSYSSVGYLQTSSPLFGATLKISSGRHQRLVRINNAGRARICNPDTDGDSCKPTGDDTADS; encoded by the coding sequence ATGCTGGCCATGACCCGACGCGCATGGCCAATCCGCCAAGCGGGCGTGACACTCTTGGAATTGGCGATCGTGATCGCCATCATCGGCGTGCTGGCGACCGCGGCCGTCCCGTCAATCGTCGACCGCTGGCAGCGCGAAACCGTAATCTTGCTCGCCGAACGCTTTGCCAGCGCCGCTTCCGTGGCGCAGGAGACAGCCCAATACCGGCATGTGCCCACTCAACTCCGCCCGACGAAGAACCCAGCATCGGGCCAAGGCGAGAGCTGGATGCTGACGATGGCACCCTCCCCGCCTGCGTCTGGTGCTTCGTCAGCGACAGAGGATGTGCCTGTGCTCGCCATCACGCTGCCCACCATGCCCACCGTAAAGATCACCCCCTCCAACATGCCGAACGACACGCTCTCCTACTCGTCTGTGGGATACTTGCAGACGTCCAGCCCGCTATTTGGTGCGACCCTTAAGATCTCTAGCGGACGGCATCAGCGCCTCGTGCGGATCAACAACGCTGGCCGCGCCCGCATCTGCAACCCTGACACGGACGGGGACAGTTGCAAGCCGACCGGCGACGACACCGCCGACTCCTAA
- a CDS encoding pilus assembly PilX family protein, whose product MLIPHTRQHGFSIIAVTGALIIIGLLMMAALHMVQDHRRRATLSADRALALQEAETALTEAECQLAIATRTPSYSACRAPISNAHITEEDLVMLAGFTPGSCGNRKGLCWPLEGQSAQSLAKLLDTSTDAFVLRKLSTMGQRRPPQGARYVIEPIPDTQPGQWIQAGTASLPTLFRITAVGFGVDPGINVVLQTVYRPQANTQ is encoded by the coding sequence ATGTTGATACCGCACACACGTCAACACGGCTTCTCGATCATCGCCGTCACCGGGGCTTTGATCATCATCGGCCTGCTGATGATGGCCGCGCTACATATGGTGCAAGACCACCGCCGTCGCGCCACGCTCTCGGCTGATCGTGCACTCGCCTTGCAGGAAGCCGAAACCGCGTTGACGGAGGCCGAGTGCCAGTTGGCGATCGCCACGCGCACGCCAAGTTATTCCGCTTGCCGCGCCCCAATCAGCAATGCGCACATCACCGAGGAAGACCTTGTCATGCTGGCAGGTTTCACTCCGGGTAGCTGCGGAAACCGTAAGGGACTGTGTTGGCCACTGGAAGGGCAATCCGCCCAGTCGCTTGCCAAGCTGCTCGACACGTCGACCGACGCCTTTGTTCTTCGCAAGCTCTCCACCATGGGTCAGCGTAGGCCGCCTCAGGGTGCCCGCTACGTCATTGAGCCGATTCCAGATACCCAGCCCGGCCAATGGATACAAGCCGGCACGGCAAGTTTGCCTACCCTTTTTCGCATCACTGCGGTCGGCTTTGGTGTCGATCCAGGCATCAACGTGGTGCTGCAAACGGTCTACCGCCCTCAAGCAAACACGCAATGA
- a CDS encoding PilW family protein, with translation MARPFIRPARGVSLVELLVGMVIALLVLGIALQLTLVARERYLRLADAALIEDRGMQALELIGRAVRQAGWITDTPALSSTRRWPNASAPPSLVGADDCGGPKMEPGTTLACSDRHGIQGSDALLVRFAGRSKSASDGAGDGAMLDCASLAVSERDGGNEDPRLGGMLLYVSLSTTNKAERVPQLMCKSFVRNTNAPVAARTGYGMVRGVETLQLLYTLAPTATAPAETLPARMMKDDDWYRVRQVHAAVVVRGDRWSPRIPPSIKTALFPGLDAPRAQAQDLEFTPQDARRNRARFTVTLAVRNPLHCEADAC, from the coding sequence ATGGCGCGCCCGTTCATCCGACCCGCGCGCGGCGTCTCGTTGGTCGAGTTGCTGGTTGGTATGGTCATCGCGCTGCTAGTGCTGGGCATTGCGCTGCAGTTGACACTGGTCGCACGAGAGCGCTATCTGCGTCTGGCCGATGCAGCCCTCATTGAAGATCGAGGCATGCAGGCGCTGGAGTTGATAGGCCGGGCGGTGCGCCAAGCCGGGTGGATCACCGACACCCCGGCCCTATCATCCACGCGTCGCTGGCCCAATGCCAGCGCGCCACCGTCGCTCGTCGGTGCCGACGACTGTGGCGGCCCAAAGATGGAGCCAGGGACCACACTGGCGTGTAGCGACAGACACGGCATACAAGGCAGCGATGCCCTATTGGTGCGCTTTGCCGGCCGCAGCAAGTCTGCATCCGACGGTGCAGGAGACGGCGCCATGCTCGACTGCGCTAGCTTGGCCGTATCAGAGCGTGACGGCGGCAATGAAGATCCGCGCCTGGGCGGCATGCTGCTGTATGTCTCGCTCAGCACGACGAATAAGGCAGAGAGGGTGCCGCAACTCATGTGCAAGTCCTTCGTGCGCAATACCAATGCCCCCGTAGCAGCAAGAACCGGTTACGGCATGGTGCGTGGCGTCGAAACCCTCCAACTGCTCTACACGCTGGCCCCCACCGCTACGGCACCGGCAGAAACCCTGCCGGCGCGCATGATGAAGGACGACGATTGGTATCGTGTACGACAGGTGCATGCGGCAGTCGTGGTGCGCGGTGATCGGTGGTCGCCCAGAATTCCGCCTTCGATCAAGACCGCGCTATTTCCAGGGCTCGACGCCCCACGGGCGCAAGCACAAGATCTGGAATTCACACCGCAAGATGCGCGCCGCAATCGCGCCCGCTTCACCGTCACGCTGGCCGTGCGCAACCCGCTGCATTGCGAGGCGGATGCATGTTGA
- a CDS encoding riboflavin synthase — MFTGIVAAVGRIETVTPLGSNADAGVRLSIDSGGLPLADVALGDSIAIQGACMTVVAKTDTQFDVDVSRESLSKTVGLEHPGEVNLEKALRLADHIGGHLVSGHVDGLGTVTHFAPVNESHELRVRAAPALGKYLAYKGSVVVNGVSLTVNSVRDDADGCEFSINLIPHTVAVTTLKHLKAGSQVNLEIDLIARYVERMLSHTTLAQPTTV; from the coding sequence ATGTTTACTGGAATCGTCGCCGCAGTTGGCCGCATTGAAACCGTGACGCCCCTTGGCTCCAACGCAGATGCGGGCGTACGCCTGTCCATCGACTCGGGCGGCCTGCCACTGGCCGACGTTGCTCTGGGCGATTCGATCGCCATCCAGGGCGCATGCATGACGGTCGTCGCCAAGACCGACACCCAGTTCGACGTGGATGTCTCCCGCGAATCGCTGTCGAAAACCGTCGGCCTGGAGCACCCGGGCGAGGTGAATCTGGAGAAGGCGCTGCGCCTGGCCGACCACATCGGTGGGCACCTCGTATCGGGCCATGTGGACGGTCTGGGTACCGTCACGCATTTCGCACCGGTCAACGAATCGCACGAGCTGCGCGTGCGTGCCGCGCCAGCGCTGGGCAAATATCTGGCCTACAAGGGCTCGGTGGTGGTCAATGGCGTATCGCTCACCGTCAACAGCGTGCGCGACGATGCCGACGGCTGCGAGTTCTCGATCAACCTGATCCCGCACACAGTGGCCGTGACCACGCTCAAGCACTTGAAGGCCGGTAGCCAGGTCAACCTGGAAATTGACCTGATCGCCCGCTATGTCGAGCGCATGCTGAGCCACACCACACTCGCCCAGCCCACGACCGTTTAA
- a CDS encoding prepilin-type N-terminal cleavage/methylation domain-containing protein — protein sequence MSSRSYRPRQRGAILIESLIALALLSLGAAAMFHALEHLEATSHAARQLGKEVLDLLTESEKSR from the coding sequence ATGTCCTCCCGCTCCTACCGCCCCCGCCAACGCGGCGCCATCCTGATCGAATCCCTCATCGCCCTGGCGCTGCTCTCCCTGGGTGCAGCGGCCATGTTTCATGCGCTCGAGCACCTCGAGGCCACGAGTCACGCGGCCCGCCAACTCGGCAAAGAGGTCCTTGATCTGCTCACCGAATCAGAAAAAAGCCGCTGA
- a CDS encoding prepilin-type N-terminal cleavage/methylation domain-containing protein, with the protein MRRHLRAFTLLELMVVLVVVAALAFVATSSWPAYWQRMRRAAAGAALVSAVAQLELRHARTGSFEPSTLLTPPPPLPQADGYKLYSQPCGNDRNEERCVEMAAMPLHPDPLCGTLTLTTTGERRPAIPACWP; encoded by the coding sequence ATGCGCCGCCACCTACGCGCGTTCACGCTGCTGGAACTCATGGTTGTGCTGGTCGTTGTTGCTGCGCTGGCCTTCGTTGCCACTTCAAGCTGGCCGGCATACTGGCAGCGCATGCGCCGCGCCGCGGCTGGCGCGGCCCTGGTTTCCGCCGTAGCCCAACTGGAGTTGCGACATGCGCGCACGGGCTCGTTCGAGCCATCCACACTACTGACCCCGCCTCCTCCGTTGCCACAAGCCGACGGCTACAAGCTGTACTCCCAGCCATGCGGCAACGACAGAAACGAAGAGAGATGCGTGGAAATGGCCGCGATGCCCCTTCATCCAGACCCACTCTGCGGCACGCTTACGCTGACCACCACAGGCGAACGCAGGCCGGCCATTCCAGCATGCTGGCCATGA
- a CDS encoding pilus assembly protein, protein MTALRLGAWLIATLAASTPAATGDHPAGDLPTHLVITPGGDAWSGRLRALQFLPTLGTPDAPTPPDLWEAGHLIDTTPPDTRQLWTFRRDTTARTPIALRWEGLSPMQQTELDGNNGLGAARVDYLRGVRQHEHDAIRLRPRTSILGGMRSAHAQLVGPPGFILDPRHNSFRLQHAQRPWMVYIGANDGLLHGFDARTGAERFAVVSDTTLPTAARNASPGQPVPPPVCPRPFVADAWMGAQWHSVLACGNGEMGTGLFLVDITDPTASTPPPMLAYDASDDPTIGHIDGPIPIVPLADRSGTQSRWFAISGNGKGDARVTSRLLLLALDHPRTADAISVPAVASRGGLGAPAIVLGPQGHATLAYAADAQGQIWRFDLSGTAPWQDALGTNATQRRTPFFTATSLSGLTQRILGPILLAATAGGPLLVFVAADTNGDATLYGVADAHSLPRGLSRTDLTGHRAVDNVDSVRIQSDGSTGARGWRIDLPQGQIPDDLVSAGTHSLLLTTRDTTGHERAYLLDPRTGLPTNKDGRSGQRLFGTPLITSLDAPSVQTPGGGATQAMQTGLWQIDGAHIRQADTLTYTRQLGRLSWREVTEGSAR, encoded by the coding sequence ATGACCGCACTACGCCTCGGTGCCTGGCTAATCGCTACACTGGCCGCTTCAACGCCTGCCGCCACCGGTGACCATCCAGCAGGAGACTTGCCCACGCACCTCGTCATCACTCCCGGTGGCGACGCATGGAGTGGCCGGCTGCGCGCACTGCAATTTCTGCCAACACTCGGCACACCGGATGCCCCCACACCGCCCGACCTTTGGGAAGCCGGTCACCTGATCGACACAACACCGCCGGACACACGGCAGCTTTGGACATTCCGCCGCGATACCACTGCACGCACACCAATAGCATTGCGCTGGGAAGGACTGTCGCCCATGCAACAGACCGAGCTAGATGGTAACAACGGGCTTGGCGCCGCGCGCGTCGACTATTTGCGCGGCGTGCGGCAGCATGAGCATGACGCAATACGCCTGCGGCCGCGCACGTCAATCCTGGGGGGCATGCGCAGCGCGCACGCGCAGTTGGTCGGCCCACCAGGGTTCATACTTGACCCGCGCCATAACAGCTTCCGCCTGCAACATGCCCAGCGCCCCTGGATGGTCTACATCGGGGCCAATGATGGCTTGCTACATGGCTTCGACGCACGCACCGGCGCAGAACGCTTTGCGGTTGTGTCCGACACCACTCTCCCGACGGCCGCGCGCAATGCATCTCCCGGCCAGCCGGTACCCCCTCCCGTCTGTCCCCGTCCCTTTGTCGCCGATGCATGGATGGGCGCGCAATGGCATTCCGTGCTCGCCTGCGGCAACGGTGAGATGGGGACCGGCCTCTTCCTGGTGGACATCACCGACCCCACCGCCTCCACACCGCCGCCGATGCTGGCTTATGACGCCAGCGACGACCCGACCATCGGCCACATCGACGGCCCGATCCCCATCGTGCCGCTGGCTGACCGCAGTGGCACGCAATCAAGGTGGTTTGCCATCAGCGGCAACGGCAAGGGGGATGCTCGTGTGACGAGCCGCCTGCTGTTGCTGGCGTTGGATCACCCACGCACGGCCGATGCGATCAGCGTGCCGGCTGTAGCGAGCCGTGGCGGGCTGGGCGCGCCCGCCATAGTGTTGGGGCCTCAGGGGCACGCTACGCTTGCCTACGCTGCCGACGCCCAAGGCCAGATCTGGCGCTTCGATCTCAGTGGCACCGCTCCTTGGCAAGACGCGCTCGGCACGAACGCGACGCAAAGGCGCACACCTTTTTTCACCGCCACTTCACTCAGCGGACTCACGCAGCGCATCCTCGGCCCCATCTTGTTGGCTGCCACGGCCGGTGGGCCACTGCTGGTCTTTGTCGCCGCGGACACAAATGGCGATGCCACCTTGTATGGCGTGGCCGATGCGCACAGCCTGCCACGCGGCCTCTCTCGCACAGATCTAACCGGCCACCGCGCAGTCGATAACGTGGACAGCGTGCGCATCCAATCCGACGGCAGCACAGGCGCACGCGGCTGGCGCATCGATCTGCCACAGGGGCAGATACCCGATGATCTTGTCAGCGCAGGCACGCACAGCCTGCTACTCACCACACGCGACACCACTGGCCACGAACGCGCTTACTTGCTTGACCCGCGCACAGGCCTGCCTACCAACAAAGATGGTCGCTCTGGCCAGAGACTCTTCGGCACACCACTCATCACGTCACTTGACGCGCCATCCGTGCAGACTCCCGGCGGCGGTGCCACGCAAGCCATGCAGACCGGCCTATGGCAGATCGACGGAGCGCACATCCGCCAGGCCGACACCCTCACCTACACGCGCCAACTCGGCCGACTTAGCTGGCGTGAAGTGACCGAAGGGAGCGCACGCTGA
- the ribD gene encoding bifunctional diaminohydroxyphosphoribosylaminopyrimidine deaminase/5-amino-6-(5-phosphoribosylamino)uracil reductase RibD codes for MFSDFDHAMMQRALALAEKGLFTTTPNPRVGCVLVHGDTVIGEGYTQPAGQDHAEIQAIKDAQSRGQDVRGATAYVTLEPCSHFGRTPPCADRLVEAGITRVVAAMEDPNPAVSGRGLQKLRDAGVDVRCGLLEREARELNIGFVSRMTRGTPWVRVKVGASLDGRTALDNGVSQWITETEARNDGHRWRARACAILTGIGTVREDNPRLTVRAVTTPRQPRRILVDSALDVPLDAHILTADGHHEPTLIFAAQPEAGRMRALAERGAEVVLLPNAAGKVDLPAMLRELGRREINELHVEAGFKLNGSLLREGLVDEILVYLAPKVLGSGQGMFNMGPLQTLEGAAEFFFHDISRIGGDLRILARRNPTD; via the coding sequence ATGTTCTCCGACTTCGACCACGCCATGATGCAGCGCGCCCTGGCGCTGGCCGAGAAGGGACTCTTCACCACCACGCCCAACCCACGCGTCGGCTGTGTGCTCGTGCATGGCGACACCGTCATCGGCGAAGGCTATACGCAGCCCGCCGGCCAGGACCACGCCGAAATCCAAGCCATCAAGGATGCCCAATCGCGCGGCCAGGACGTGCGCGGCGCGACGGCTTATGTGACGCTGGAGCCGTGCAGCCACTTTGGCCGCACGCCTCCCTGCGCAGACCGTCTGGTCGAAGCCGGCATCACACGCGTGGTGGCTGCCATGGAAGACCCGAACCCTGCCGTTTCCGGACGCGGCCTGCAGAAGCTGCGCGATGCCGGCGTCGACGTACGCTGCGGCCTGCTGGAACGCGAGGCGCGCGAACTCAACATCGGCTTTGTCTCGCGCATGACGCGCGGCACGCCCTGGGTGCGCGTGAAGGTGGGGGCATCGCTGGACGGCCGCACCGCGTTGGACAATGGCGTCAGCCAATGGATTACCGAAACCGAAGCGCGTAACGACGGCCATCGCTGGCGCGCGCGCGCCTGCGCCATCCTCACCGGCATCGGCACGGTGCGTGAAGACAACCCGCGCCTGACCGTGCGCGCCGTGACCACGCCACGCCAGCCACGTCGCATATTGGTCGACTCAGCGCTGGATGTCCCACTCGACGCGCACATCCTGACCGCGGACGGCCACCACGAGCCGACGCTGATCTTTGCCGCGCAGCCCGAAGCCGGCCGCATGCGCGCCCTGGCTGAGCGCGGCGCAGAAGTCGTCCTCCTGCCCAATGCAGCGGGCAAGGTAGACCTGCCCGCCATGCTGCGCGAGCTTGGCCGCCGCGAAATCAACGAACTGCACGTCGAGGCTGGCTTCAAGCTCAACGGCTCCTTGCTGCGCGAAGGGCTGGTTGACGAGATCCTCGTCTATCTGGCGCCCAAGGTGCTCGGCTCGGGCCAGGGCATGTTCAATATGGGGCCGCTGCAAACGCTGGAAGGCGCGGCCGAATTCTTCTTTCACGATATCTCGCGCATCGGGGGCGATCTCCGCATCCTGGCGCGCCGCAACCCGACAGACTGA